In the genome of Anaerolineales bacterium, the window CTGCTTCTCCGTAGTTACTTAGCTGGACCTGTTCGTCCAGCCTTTGCTGCAGCTGGATCGCGGCAGGCTCAGCTTGGGCGGGTAGCTGGATGATCAAATCCTGCAGGGTAATCCCCTGGTTTTCCGCATTTCGCTTGATATTTTCAAGCGCTTGGATCATCTGTGTGTCATCCAGTTGGGTTGCATACTGCAGCGCTTCTTCCAGCTGCTGTTGGAAGCGTTCAGAGCTTTGCTGGCTCACCGGAATACCTTGATCCATCAAGGTAGAAATTTCATTCATCCTGCGGTTGGTGTATTCCAGGGTAAGCCTCAGTTTTGCCTGGGGTGAGCCAGTGAGGGATAAGCGCAGGTCTTCACTCCAGGATTTGAGCGGGTAAAGCGGTTGACCCGGCAGGCTATCCTGGGCAGCGTACACCGTCAGGCTGCTGCCTACCAACAGGATTAACAACGCCAGCATAGCGGCAGTCAGAACTTTCAGGATAGGACGAGTCTTCCAGAGGCTCATTCCCTTCATGCTCGCTGGAGAGACAGACTCTGTACTCGTCTCAGCTACGCGGGCCTGGCGGAACCCTTCTGACTGTTTGAGATATTTTGCCTTGATCTCATCAGCTGTAGCTGGATTCAACGGCGGGGTGGGGTGTAGTGGGGAGAATATTCGCTTTCCAAATTCGTCGATTTCTTTATCGGTTCTGCTCATTATATGCTTTCCTCATCGCCACCCAGGATACGCCGTAAGGCTGCCAGCCCGCGGTGTTGTAGGGCTTTTATTGCGCTGATCGGTTTGTTCAAGCTTCGGGCGATGTTTTCATTCTCCCATTCTTCAAGATATTTCAAGACAATTACCTGGCGTTGCTCCGGAGTAAGCAGGGTCAATGCCTGCCTGAGCTGTTGCCTTTCCTGGGAAATCGAGGCTTGCAGGTGAGGGTCATCTGTGTCACCGGATGGCAGGTCAGCCTCCAGCGCTACGATTAGCGGTACCTTGCTGCGATAATAATCCGTCACCCAATTGTGGGCAATCCGGTACAGGTAAGCCTGCAGGTAAGTGTCGGGCCCATTCTCGTGCTTGAGTGCAACTAAAAAACGACTGAACGTCTCAGACATACACTCTTTCGCCAAATCCTCATCACCCAGCAGGCGGTAGGCATAGCGGAAAATTCCTGGGCTGAGGGTGTCGAAAATCTCTTCGAGTGCTTTGCTTTCGAAGTTTTTCGCTCGTTCCAAGATTGCCTTGTCTGGGCTCTTCTTCATATTCTATGACGTAAATAACCGCGGAAAGAAACGGGTACTCCCAACCTTATCATTGTAATTGCGAATCATCCAGGTCAATAATTATAAATCAGCGGTGTGGATGACATCCGCACCGCTGATTAGCGTTTGTTAATTTCGGATTATCCTTGGTCACCCACCGGCTCGCCAGCCGGCATGCCCACATATACGGTGACCAGTGTGGCTGTAAAGACACCATCCAGCAGGTTACCATGGATCGCCACTCGATCACCGACGGCGAGCTGTTCGAATGGAATTGCCACCCTGTTTGAACCATCCTCTGCACTGCCTTCGGTTTCCGGGTTGCCCATGTTAAGGGCACCAGGCTCACCCATCTCTGACCCTTCATCGTTCCCCTGAGTGATCTTATAGATCTGGGTAGTATCAGTGAATTGTAGGGCTAATGTTTCACCGATATACTGCTTGACTTGGGCGTTCCCGTGGGTTAAGGTGACGGTGATGGTTTGAGTTGCAGGGTCAATCGCGCTGATCTCCCCCTGCAAGTAGAAAGGGCTGCGCATTCGCGATTGTGCTTGATTTCCATTGCCCTTTTCACCGTTGTTCCCATTCCCCCTGACGCCATTATTCCCATTTCGATCCTGGGTCTGCTGCTGCTCTTGTTCCTGGTTTCTATCCTGGTTATGCTGTTGGTCTTGTTCCTGGTTTCTATCCTGGGTCTGCTGCTGCTCTTGTTCTTGTTCTCTCACCTGATTTTTATCCCCCGAAGAGACAACGGTAGAATTCCCATTGCCAGGATTGGCAGCTACACTGTTCGGATTACCTGGTGTTTTTGCCATGACCGGGACAGCAAGAACTGCGAGCATGATCAGGATGGTGCCGATAACGGTCACTTTTTTCATTTCATTGGTCTCCTTTCACATTTCACCTGTGGAGTAGGTCTTACACTCACAATATTTATGACGCAGAATAACTGGCTGAGATATGGGACTGCGGGAAATCTCATAAAAGGTTAATCATGCATAGAGTTTTTTGATGCATGCATCCTAACTACCACGATTGGTGCATGATTATCCTAGTTAATACCCCTTAAAATCACCTAAATGGGGGATGACCTTTCATCAATAATTTCTATAATGTAATGGAAATAATCTGATAGGAGAATCATATGGCATTCAAACAACGCTTTATATTAACATCATTGGTAGTATTATTACTCGTAGGCTGCAGCGCGAAAAGGCCTACTCCTACTAGTACCAGCCCATGGACCGAAGAAACCGTAACCTTCACTAGCGCAGCAAACCAATTACGTGGTATTCTTACATTACCAGGCACACCCGGCCCTTATCCAGCCATTGTCCTCATCTCAGGCTCAGAAAACGAAGACACAGGTTTACGCCCCGGTGTATATGATTTATTCATGACGCATCAGGCTCACAATATGGTCCAGGCTGGGTTTGCCATCCTACGCTACGATCCACCTGGTGTTGGCAAGTCTACAGGTGACTCGCACTTCGAGACGTTGGATGACCGTGCCAGAGAATCGATGGCAGTCGTAGATTACCTCCAAACTCGGCGGGATATCCAGCTTGATCGAATCGGACTTTGGGGTATTAGCCAGGGAGGCTGGGTAATAGAAATGGCTGCTGCAGATAATCCCCAGGATATCGCCTTTATCATCTCGGTTTCAGGCTCTGGTGTGTCGGTGGCAGAGCAGCAGGTGTGGGGCGTTGAGACACAGAGTAGGGCAGCCGGCTTGTCTGAAAGTGATATCGCTAAGGCAGTGTTATTCGCCCGTTTACTGATTGACTGGCAGCTCACAAAACCGGTTTACCAGACAGCCAATGAAACTGCTGCAGCAATGCTCGGTGAAGGCCCGTGGCAAGATTTTAAGAAATTGATCTATGAACCAGGAGAAATTACACGATACGAGTCACTTCAGGCGGGGATTGGTATCCTGGAAACAATCCAGGATGAGCCCTGGACGAGCGCTTTGTATATAAAACAATTATATCTACCCCAGCTTCGCAGCATCACACCTGACCAGGCAGATGTCCTGCAAGGATCCTATGGAGATACTCTGCTCACTGACCCCAAAGATTTCTTACCCAGGGTCACATCACCAGTTCTCGCCTTTTTTGGAGAAGCTGACCAGCTAGTGCCCGCGCAAAAGAGCGCGGAGTTATACAAGATGTACCTCAACCAGGCTAGGAACAAGAATTTCAAGATCGTCGTATTTCCTGACGCTGATCATGGGCTTAATGGCGCGACTGATGAATATTGGAAGACACTATTTGAATGGCTTGGTGAGTTGTACAATACTTAATAAACCTTCATTGGAGAAATAGCTTTTGCGAGAAATCATTGCCTTTATGGTGAGGAATTTATTTATTAATACAGTCTCCAATCACTTAAATGGGTGATGACCAATCATCCACCCAGCGGATATAGTTGAGAAAACCTCATCAATTGGAGAGTATTATGAGCAATGGACATGGATTTGACCAACCCAGCGCATACCAGATCCGTCTTAAATGTATACTTGACCTTTCCTGGTTAATGGTTTGATGGCTTCACCATAATCACCGAGGTGATGAGACCGTCCTGGTTGGTGTCGTTCTCAATCGATCAGCTTTACAGGGCATCCTGGCCAAGATCAACGACCTGGGATTAACGATTGTTTCGATAGTAAAAATTAGTAAACTTGAAAGGGAGGAATGAATTATGGATAAAATGGCGATCCGTGTTCAATCACTGACGCGCGACTTTGGTAATGTGCACGCCCTGGATAGCCTTTCGCTGGAAGTCCCTGCCGGGATCGTTTTTGGTTTCCTGGGACCCAATGGTGCTGGTAAAACTACCACCATCCGTTTGTTATTGGGGTTACTTGAGCCCACATCGGGTCAGGCTGAGGTGCTGGGCTATGATACCCGGACACAGGGTGGTCAGATCCGCTCCCAGGTGGGCGCACTGCTCGAAAATAATGGCATTTACGAGCAAATGAGCGCTGAGGATAACCTGGAGTTATATGGCAGGGCGAACTTGATTCCAGCTGCGGACCGGAGGCAGCGAATCCAGCAGTTGTTGAATGAGATGGGCTTATGGGAACGACGCAAAGACCTTGCTGGAAGCTGGAGCAGAGGTATGAAGCAACGGCTGGCGCTTGCCCGGGCCATCCTGCATCATCCCCGTCTGGTCTTATTGGATGAGCCGACCGCAGGATTGGATGTGCAGGCGGCAGTGCAAGTGCGTGAGAGTCTGTCCAGTCTAGCGGAAAGGGAAGGGGTGACCGTCTTCCTGACCACCCACAACATGGCCGAAGCAGAAAAGATCTGCACTCAAATCGCGGTCATCCGCCGGGGGCGGCTGGTTGCCCTGGGTGCTCCCGATGAGCTGCGAGCAAAAGCGGGCAAACTGCAGGTGATCATCAGCGGAGGAGGATTTTCTGAGCAGGTGCTGGATATGCTGCGGAAACGGCCTGATGTGGAATCGGTTGAAAAGCAAAACCACCAGCTGGTGATTCAGATGCACACTACCCCAGACATCCCAACCTTGGTTAACCTACTCGCAGGCGAAGGGGTGCAGGTGACTGAGGTAACCCAAGGAAAAGCCAGCCTGGAGGAAACCTACCTGCTATTGATGGAGGAAGAAAAATGATCACCGATATCATGACAATCATTTGGAAGGAAAGTAAGGGCTTGCTAAAGCAGGGCAAGGGTCGTTCCAAGCCCATCCTGATCCTGCTGACGCCGGTTTTGATGTTTGGGATCATCCTCCCGATCCAGTTCCGGGAAGAATGGCTGACAATGGCCTGGTCACTGGCTATAGCATTATTCACACCATTGATTCTGATTGCGCCAACCATTTGTGAATCTTTTGCCGGCGAGCGCGAGCGACACACACTGGAGACTCTGCTTGCCAGCCGCTTGCCAGATCGCAGCATTCTTTTTGGGAAGATGATCATCCCCATTCTTTACGGTTTTGGAATGACGGTCTTTCTTTTGTTAATGAGCTTGATGGTTGTGAACCTATTGATTGGGGAAGGAAAGTTTCAATTCTACCCAATGAATATCCTGATCACTGATCTTGGATTTAGCGCTTTATTCTCAGGCTTGATGGCGACCCTGGGCATCCTGGTTTCACTTCGATCAGCAACCGTGCAAAGTGCTCAGCAGATGCTGATGATGATCGTCATCATTCCAATTTTTGGGCTCCAGGCGCTTATCTTCTTGTTTCCCATGGAAAAAACCAGGGAATTCCTGGGGAGATTCGATCTCAACCAGTTCCTGCTGATTTTTCTAGGAGCCATGCTGCTGGCAGATGTTGTCTTGCTCTTGGCTGCCATGGCCAGGTTCAAGCGATCCCGGCTCATGCTCAATTAGGACGGGGTAAGTCGCATATATTCCTCACCGGTCAAACTTAAGCAAATCGACGATTCGGCAAATGCTTCAACGAAATTGCCTTAAGAAAAGTGGGAATATCGATTTTACAAGGAGAAAAACGTCTCTAATAGGAGGCTCCTATGGAAAACAGCGAGAGAAATGTGAAGATTGACATCCCAACGCTGGTGGCAATATCGATCATTACCTGGGTGTTAGCGGTTTCTTTGCATGAAGTTGTTGGCCACGCGCTGACTGCAGTTTTTTTGGGGCTGGATGTCAAACTGGCAACGTCTACTGGAGTGGAAATTCTTTCAGACCAGGTGTCGTATGACCTATGGAGTACATCGAATGTAAGGACGCTCCTTGCTGCGGGGACGGTGATTAACTTTATCACCGGGGCAGCCGCGTTACTTATTCTGCACTTTCGGAAACCAACCTCCAAAGCGAAGCAATATCTCTTATGGCTGTTCGCAACATTCAGTTTTGTTATTGTGATCATGTACCTTGTTACCACAACTGCCATTGGCGCAGGTGATTGGATTGTCGTTGTACAAAATTTGAATCCGAGAAACCTATATATAGGCATCATCATTGGCATAGGGATTTTGCTTGCCCTTCCATGCTACGCATTGCCATTAAAGGAATGGATGCCTGACATGAAAGGCAACCGCCTGACGCTACTCAAAATTACCTTTATACCCGTAATAGCACTCACCATAACTCAAATTCTTTCGACTTTGAGAAGCCCTTACCTAAAAGAGTTGGGAGGGCAAAATCCAATGCTGGCTTCTACCTTTGTCTGTATTCACCTTGTTTTATGGGCGATCCTGGTAAATTTGATCCCTGTTCCCCGTTCATTGAGGGAAATTGAGAGCATTAGTTTAGGGCGATCCCCGATCTGGCTCGTCACTGGCATCGTGTTTTTCATTTTCTTTGTATTCATTCTTGGTGCTGGCATCGGACCTCTTAGCGGGTTGGGAGATTGAGGTGGTAATCGAGCTGCCAAACACAAGCATTCTACTTATTCAATCCTTGCATATTGATTTATGATATTGTACAGGCATGAGCGAAGTTCTCATCAGATTTGCAGATGATGTGTGGACACAGTTGACTTCATTAGCAAGGGGCTATTTCGAAAAGTTGATGTTGGATGGAGTATTTAGTCGAAGAGGGTAATATGACAGATCTTCCAAAGGTGATAGAAACAATTGAACATGGCTTGCTGAAACCAAGCGGTAAAAGTAGCCGACCACGAAAGAAAATGGAACTAAGCCAGCGTATGGAATATTATAAAGTACCTGGCATCAGCATTGCCATCG includes:
- a CDS encoding ABC transporter ATP-binding protein, giving the protein MDKMAIRVQSLTRDFGNVHALDSLSLEVPAGIVFGFLGPNGAGKTTTIRLLLGLLEPTSGQAEVLGYDTRTQGGQIRSQVGALLENNGIYEQMSAEDNLELYGRANLIPAADRRQRIQQLLNEMGLWERRKDLAGSWSRGMKQRLALARAILHHPRLVLLDEPTAGLDVQAAVQVRESLSSLAEREGVTVFLTTHNMAEAEKICTQIAVIRRGRLVALGAPDELRAKAGKLQVIISGGGFSEQVLDMLRKRPDVESVEKQNHQLVIQMHTTPDIPTLVNLLAGEGVQVTEVTQGKASLEETYLLLMEEEK
- a CDS encoding ABC-2 type transporter, whose amino-acid sequence is MITDIMTIIWKESKGLLKQGKGRSKPILILLTPVLMFGIILPIQFREEWLTMAWSLAIALFTPLILIAPTICESFAGERERHTLETLLASRLPDRSILFGKMIIPILYGFGMTVFLLLMSLMVVNLLIGEGKFQFYPMNILITDLGFSALFSGLMATLGILVSLRSATVQSAQQMLMMIVIIPIFGLQALIFLFPMEKTREFLGRFDLNQFLLIFLGAMLLADVVLLLAAMARFKRSRLMLN